One window of Candidatus Mycobacterium wuenschmannii genomic DNA carries:
- a CDS encoding TrmH family RNA methyltransferase produces MTANVVDIDDPSDERLDNFRDLNSIDRRPDLPSGKGLVIAEGVLVVQRMLASPFRPLAFLGTDRRLVELGADLDGNPAPYYRVSANVMAEAVGFHLNRGVLAAARREPDRSVADVVDGARTVAVLEGVNDHENLGSIFRNAAGLDVDAVVFGSGCADPLYRRAVRVSMGHALLVPFARATEWPGELKMLQQNGFRLLAMTPGDGAKALPEAMATVHGERAAILVGAEGPGLSHAALKASDLRVRIPMSRGTDSLNVATAAALAFYERARV; encoded by the coding sequence TTGACTGCCAATGTCGTTGACATCGACGATCCCAGTGATGAGCGGCTGGACAACTTCCGCGACCTGAACAGCATCGACCGCCGCCCGGATCTGCCCAGCGGGAAGGGCCTGGTGATCGCCGAGGGCGTGCTCGTCGTGCAGCGCATGCTGGCCTCCCCGTTCCGGCCGTTGGCATTCCTCGGCACCGACCGCCGGCTCGTCGAACTCGGCGCCGACCTGGATGGCAATCCTGCTCCCTACTACCGGGTTTCGGCCAATGTGATGGCCGAGGCGGTCGGCTTTCACCTGAACCGGGGAGTACTCGCCGCGGCGCGCCGCGAACCCGACCGCAGCGTCGCCGACGTCGTCGACGGCGCCCGGACGGTCGCGGTACTCGAGGGCGTCAACGACCACGAGAACCTCGGGTCGATCTTCCGCAACGCGGCCGGGTTGGACGTCGACGCAGTCGTGTTCGGCAGCGGCTGCGCCGACCCGTTGTACCGCCGCGCGGTTCGCGTCTCGATGGGCCATGCACTGCTGGTGCCGTTCGCCCGCGCCACTGAGTGGCCAGGCGAGCTGAAGATGTTGCAGCAGAACGGCTTTCGTCTGCTGGCGATGACTCCCGGAGACGGCGCGAAGGCGTTGCCGGAGGCGATGGCGACGGTCCACGGCGAACGGGCCGCGATCCTGGTCGGCGCCGAGGGGCCGGGCCTGAGTCATGCCGCACTGAAGGCGAGCGACCTGCGGGTGCGGATCCCGATGTCGCGCGGCACCGACTCGCTCAACGTGGCCACGGCCGCGGCACTGGCGTTCTACGAGCGGGCTAGAGTCTGA
- the serC gene encoding phosphoserine transaminase, with protein MADQLTIPDNLKPGDGRFGSGPSKVRPEQLQALSTTAAPLFGTSHRQAPVKDLVGRVRTGLREFFSIPDGYEVILGNGGATAFWDAAAFGLIDKRSLHLSYGEFSSKFASSVAKNPFVGDPIIVKADPGSAPEPQGDPSVDVIAWAHNETSTGVAVPVVRPRDAGDALVVIDATSGAGGLPVDIADTDAYYFAPQKNFAADGGLWLAIMSPAALSRVEAIHASNRWVPDFLSLPIAVENSLKNQTYNTPAIATLVLLAEQLDWLNGNGGLDWAVKRTADSSGRLYSWAADRAYTTPFVTDPKHRSQVVGTIDFNDDVDAAAVAKVLRANGIVDVEPYRKLGRNQLRVAMFPAVEPDDVSALTECIDWVVERI; from the coding sequence ATGGCTGACCAGCTCACAATCCCCGACAACCTCAAACCCGGCGATGGACGCTTCGGATCCGGCCCGTCGAAGGTCCGCCCCGAACAGCTGCAGGCCCTCTCCACCACCGCCGCTCCGCTTTTCGGCACGTCACATCGCCAGGCGCCGGTCAAGGATCTGGTCGGCCGGGTCCGCACCGGGCTGCGGGAGTTCTTCTCGATACCCGACGGCTACGAAGTCATCCTGGGCAACGGCGGGGCGACGGCGTTCTGGGATGCCGCGGCGTTCGGGCTGATCGACAAGCGTTCACTACATCTCAGCTACGGCGAGTTCAGCTCCAAGTTCGCCTCCTCGGTCGCCAAGAACCCGTTCGTCGGCGACCCGATCATCGTCAAGGCCGACCCCGGCAGTGCTCCCGAGCCTCAGGGCGACCCGTCCGTCGACGTGATCGCCTGGGCGCACAACGAAACTTCGACCGGTGTCGCGGTGCCCGTCGTCCGTCCGCGTGACGCCGGCGACGCGTTGGTGGTCATCGACGCCACGTCCGGTGCCGGCGGACTGCCGGTCGACATCGCCGACACCGACGCCTACTACTTCGCGCCGCAGAAGAACTTCGCCGCCGACGGCGGCCTCTGGCTGGCGATCATGAGCCCGGCGGCGCTGAGCCGCGTCGAGGCCATCCATGCCTCGAACCGGTGGGTGCCCGACTTCCTCTCGCTGCCGATCGCGGTGGAGAACAGCCTGAAGAACCAGACTTACAACACGCCGGCCATCGCGACGCTGGTGCTGCTGGCCGAGCAGCTCGACTGGCTGAACGGCAACGGCGGGCTGGACTGGGCGGTCAAGCGGACCGCCGACTCGTCGGGCCGGCTATACAGCTGGGCGGCCGACCGGGCGTACACCACTCCGTTCGTCACGGACCCCAAGCATCGCTCGCAGGTGGTCGGCACCATCGACTTCAACGACGATGTGGACGCCGCGGCGGTGGCCAAGGTGCTGCGCGCCAACGGCATCGTCGACGTCGAGCCGTACCGCAAACTCGGCCGCAACCAGCTGCGGGTCGCGATGTTCCCGGCCGTCGAGCCGGATGACGTCAGCGCGCTCACCGAGTGCATCGACTGGGTGGTCGAGCGAATCTAG
- a CDS encoding DUF2530 domain-containing protein gives MSDQPGEIVEPPPLPAVLLDPWPVIAIGALAWLVATVVAFVVPALISWRPLTLAGLAVGVLGTSIFLWQRAAARRGARGAQTGLTN, from the coding sequence ATGTCCGACCAGCCCGGCGAGATCGTTGAGCCGCCACCGCTACCTGCTGTCTTGCTGGACCCATGGCCGGTTATCGCGATCGGCGCGCTGGCCTGGCTGGTTGCCACGGTGGTTGCCTTCGTCGTCCCAGCCCTGATTTCCTGGCGCCCGTTGACCCTGGCCGGCCTCGCGGTCGGCGTCCTGGGCACCTCGATCTTCCTGTGGCAGCGCGCGGCTGCCCGCCGAGGCGCGCGCGGCGCCCAAACCGGACTCACGAACTAG
- a CDS encoding Rv0880 family HTH-type transcriptional regulator, translated as MIDGDSRLASDLSLAVMRLSRQLRFRRPQSPVSLSQLSALATLANFGPMTPGALAIRERVRPPSMTRVIASLAELGFVDRVAHPDDGRQVLVSVSEAGAELMEAERQASQEWLAQRLENLGVSERDTLRVAADLILALVDESP; from the coding sequence GTGATCGATGGCGATAGCCGGTTGGCCAGCGACTTGTCGTTGGCGGTGATGCGGCTGTCCCGGCAGCTGCGCTTTCGCCGTCCACAGTCCCCGGTGTCACTGTCGCAGCTGTCGGCGTTGGCGACGTTGGCCAACTTCGGGCCGATGACGCCTGGCGCCCTGGCGATCCGGGAGCGGGTGCGCCCGCCGTCGATGACCCGGGTGATCGCCTCGCTCGCCGAACTCGGCTTCGTGGACCGGGTCGCACACCCGGACGACGGGCGGCAGGTCCTGGTGTCGGTATCCGAGGCGGGCGCGGAGCTGATGGAGGCCGAACGTCAGGCCAGCCAGGAGTGGCTCGCTCAGCGGCTGGAGAACCTCGGCGTCTCCGAGCGCGACACGCTGCGGGTGGCTGCTGACCTGATTCTCGCGTTGGTCGACGAAAGCCCTTGA
- a CDS encoding MFS transporter has product MAARRGDHPDAGRGSAPGRRARPRPGAEHPGMANYPADEHDHRRSQRGPAMPSSNRYLPPLNRDDDPRRGTDRPRRVPSGERVTVTRAAAQRSREMGSRMYDLVQRAATADGADKSGLTALTWPVVANFATDAAMAVALANTLFFAAATGESKDRVALYLLITIAPFAVIAPLIGPALDRLQHGRRAALAASFALRTALAVVLVANYDAATGGYQSWVLYPCALMMMVLSKSFSVLRSAVTPRVMPPTIDLVRVNSRLTMFGLLGGTIVGGGIAGGIEYACDRLLQLPGALFVVIAATVAGAALSMRIPRWVEVTAGEVPATLSYRQGPSRRSWPEEVRRASGALRQPLGRNIITSLWGNCTIKVMVGFLFLYPAFVAKAHHANGWRQLAMLGMIGAAAAIGNFGGNFASARLRLGRPAVLVLRCALAVTGIALAAAVAGTLTMVAIATLVTSCASAIAKAALDASLQDDLPEESRASAFGRSESTLQLAWVLGGAMGVLLYTDLWVGFSVVTSVLILSLAQTVVSFHGDSLIPGLGGNRPVMVEQEGEQSARRAAAVPRS; this is encoded by the coding sequence ATGGCGGCACGGCGCGGTGATCACCCGGATGCGGGCCGAGGCTCGGCACCCGGCCGGCGTGCGCGCCCCAGGCCCGGCGCCGAACATCCCGGGATGGCCAACTACCCCGCCGACGAGCACGATCACCGCCGCTCGCAGCGCGGTCCGGCGATGCCCAGTTCCAACCGCTACCTGCCGCCTTTGAACCGCGACGACGACCCCCGGCGCGGCACCGATCGGCCGCGCCGCGTGCCCTCCGGCGAGCGCGTGACCGTGACCCGGGCCGCCGCCCAGCGCAGCCGCGAGATGGGTTCGCGGATGTACGACCTGGTGCAGCGGGCCGCCACCGCCGACGGCGCCGACAAGTCCGGGCTGACGGCGCTCACCTGGCCGGTGGTCGCGAACTTCGCCACCGACGCCGCAATGGCCGTCGCCCTGGCCAACACGCTGTTCTTCGCCGCGGCCACCGGCGAGAGCAAGGACCGGGTCGCGTTGTACCTGCTGATCACGATCGCGCCGTTCGCGGTGATCGCACCGCTGATCGGCCCGGCGCTCGATCGGCTGCAACACGGCCGCCGCGCGGCGCTGGCCGCGTCGTTCGCGCTACGTACTGCGCTCGCGGTGGTGCTGGTCGCCAACTACGACGCCGCGACCGGCGGGTATCAGTCCTGGGTGTTGTACCCGTGCGCGCTGATGATGATGGTGCTCTCGAAATCGTTCAGCGTCTTGCGCAGCGCGGTGACGCCGCGGGTGATGCCGCCGACGATCGACCTCGTCCGGGTGAATTCGCGGCTGACGATGTTCGGCTTGCTGGGCGGCACCATCGTCGGCGGTGGTATCGCGGGCGGCATCGAGTACGCCTGCGACCGGCTGCTGCAACTGCCCGGCGCGCTGTTCGTGGTCATCGCGGCCACCGTGGCCGGCGCCGCGCTGTCCATGCGGATTCCGCGCTGGGTCGAGGTGACCGCGGGTGAGGTCCCCGCCACGCTGAGCTACCGGCAGGGCCCGTCGCGCCGCAGCTGGCCCGAAGAAGTCCGGCGGGCGAGTGGCGCGCTGCGACAACCGTTGGGCCGCAACATCATCACCTCGCTGTGGGGCAACTGCACGATCAAGGTGATGGTCGGCTTCCTGTTCTTGTATCCGGCATTCGTGGCCAAGGCACATCACGCCAACGGCTGGCGCCAGCTCGCGATGCTCGGCATGATCGGCGCTGCCGCCGCGATCGGCAACTTCGGTGGCAACTTCGCCAGCGCCCGGCTGCGCCTCGGCCGGCCCGCGGTGCTCGTACTGCGCTGCGCACTGGCCGTGACCGGAATCGCCCTCGCCGCCGCGGTGGCCGGCACGCTGACGATGGTGGCGATCGCCACGTTGGTGACGTCGTGTGCGAGCGCAATTGCCAAGGCGGCCTTGGACGCATCGTTGCAGGACGATCTGCCCGAGGAATCACGCGCGTCGGCGTTCGGACGCTCGGAATCGACGCTGCAGTTGGCCTGGGTGCTCGGGGGCGCGATGGGCGTACTGCTCTACACCGACCTGTGGGTCGGCTTCAGCGTCGTCACGTCGGTGCTGATCCTGAGCCTGGCGCAGACGGTGGTCAGCTTTCACGGCGACTCGCTGATCCCGGGCCTGGGCGGCAACCGGCCGGTGATGGTCGAGCAGGAGGGCGAGCAGAGCGCGCGCCGGGCCGCCGCGGTGCCGCGCTCGTGA
- a CDS encoding DUF3027 domain-containing protein, whose product METTDDVTGSTTTEWSPELATVLTDAADLARAAIVEGSGDDTVGEYLGVGYEDPTSATHRFLAHLPGYQGWQWAVVVAAYPGADHATVSEVVLVPGPESLLAPEWLPWDQRIRPGDLGPGDLLAPASGDPRLVPGFMSSGDPQVDETAAEIGLGRRQVMGPWGRADAAERWHEGDYGPRAQMAQSTKRVCRDCGFFLPLAGSLGAMFGVCGNEMSADGHVVDFEYGCGAHSDTPAPAGGGSPMNDPYDDGVLEVSEKPAEPEAPTEPETPTEPDVAETPAEPEAPETPAEPS is encoded by the coding sequence ATGGAAACAACGGACGATGTGACGGGCTCGACCACGACGGAGTGGTCGCCTGAATTGGCGACGGTTCTCACCGATGCCGCCGACTTGGCGCGCGCCGCCATCGTCGAGGGCAGCGGCGACGACACCGTGGGCGAGTACCTCGGCGTCGGCTACGAAGACCCGACCAGTGCAACCCATCGTTTCCTGGCCCACCTGCCCGGCTACCAGGGCTGGCAGTGGGCGGTCGTCGTGGCCGCCTATCCCGGTGCCGACCACGCCACGGTCAGCGAGGTGGTGCTGGTGCCGGGGCCGGAGTCCCTGCTGGCCCCCGAGTGGCTGCCCTGGGACCAGCGGATCCGGCCCGGCGACCTAGGCCCGGGTGACCTGCTGGCCCCGGCATCGGGCGACCCTCGGTTGGTACCGGGCTTCATGTCCTCCGGCGACCCGCAGGTCGACGAGACCGCGGCCGAAATCGGGCTGGGGCGTCGCCAGGTGATGGGCCCGTGGGGTCGCGCCGACGCCGCCGAGCGCTGGCACGAGGGCGACTACGGCCCCCGTGCGCAGATGGCGCAGTCCACCAAGCGGGTCTGCCGCGACTGCGGCTTCTTCCTGCCGCTGGCCGGCTCGCTGGGCGCGATGTTCGGGGTCTGCGGCAACGAGATGTCGGCCGACGGGCACGTCGTCGACTTCGAGTACGGCTGCGGTGCGCATTCCGACACTCCGGCCCCCGCCGGCGGCGGTTCGCCGATGAACGACCCCTACGACGACGGCGTGCTCGAGGTCAGCGAGAAGCCCGCGGAGCCCGAGGCCCCGACGGAACCCGAAACTCCGACGGAGCCGGACGTCGCTGAAACCCCGGCCGAGCCGGAAGCCCCCGAAACCCCGGCGGAGCCCAGCTAG
- a CDS encoding FAD-dependent oxidoreductase has product MPHVITQSCCSDGSCVYACPVNCIHPSPDEPEFASAEMLYIDPVACVDCGACVSACPVGAIAPDSKLTTEQLPFIELNSLFYEPVHSARPADTKLPPTSKLAPVIPAPEVHGRHGGPLTVAIVGSGPAAMYAADELLTQQGVRVNVFEKLPTPYGLVRAGVAPDHQTTKRVTKLFDRIARRREFRFYLNVEVGNQLSHEDVLAHHHAVIYAVGAPNDKRLDIGGMDLPGTGTATELVAWINGHPDFVDLPVDLSHERVIVIGNGNVALDVARVLTADPDELAHTDIADHALAALRESRVREVVIAARRGPEHSAFTLPELIGLTATSEVVLAQEDRDAVLRDLETTTDTLTRQKLEVLSRLETSSGDTSKPRIRFAYNLTPKRVLGDRRAAGMEFGVTDSDAVQTIDAGLVLTSIGYHGKAIKGLPFDDKAGVVPNDGGRVEQADGAYVAGWIKRGPTGFIGTNKSCAAQTVQRLVDDYNAGLLRDPVGKPAALDKLVRQRQPDMVDAGGWRAIDAAEVARGEAAERPRTKFTSVTDMLAAAADAPTPSLRSRVTGRLRELADLT; this is encoded by the coding sequence ATGCCGCACGTCATCACCCAGTCGTGTTGTAGCGACGGGTCCTGTGTCTACGCCTGCCCGGTGAACTGCATTCACCCGTCGCCGGACGAGCCGGAATTCGCTTCCGCCGAAATGCTGTACATCGATCCGGTGGCGTGTGTGGACTGCGGCGCCTGCGTCAGCGCGTGCCCGGTGGGCGCGATCGCGCCCGACTCGAAACTGACGACGGAGCAACTGCCGTTCATCGAACTCAACTCGCTGTTCTATGAGCCGGTCCACTCTGCCCGACCGGCCGACACGAAGCTGCCGCCGACGTCGAAGCTGGCGCCGGTGATCCCTGCACCCGAGGTGCACGGCAGGCACGGTGGGCCGTTGACGGTCGCGATCGTGGGATCGGGTCCGGCCGCGATGTATGCCGCCGACGAGTTGCTGACCCAGCAGGGCGTGCGGGTCAACGTCTTCGAAAAGCTGCCCACCCCTTACGGATTGGTGCGGGCCGGCGTGGCGCCCGACCATCAGACCACCAAGCGGGTCACCAAGCTGTTCGACCGGATCGCGCGGCGTCGCGAGTTCCGGTTCTACCTCAACGTCGAGGTGGGTAACCAGCTGAGCCACGAGGATGTGCTCGCGCACCACCACGCCGTGATCTACGCGGTGGGCGCGCCGAACGACAAGCGGCTGGACATCGGCGGGATGGATCTGCCCGGCACCGGCACCGCGACCGAATTGGTGGCCTGGATCAACGGCCACCCCGACTTCGTTGATCTGCCAGTCGATCTCAGTCACGAGCGGGTCATCGTCATCGGCAACGGAAACGTCGCGCTCGACGTCGCACGGGTGCTGACCGCAGACCCGGACGAGCTGGCGCACACCGACATTGCCGACCACGCGTTGGCCGCATTGCGCGAGTCGCGGGTCCGTGAAGTCGTGATCGCCGCCCGGCGCGGACCCGAGCATTCGGCGTTCACGCTGCCAGAGCTGATCGGTCTGACCGCAACCTCGGAAGTCGTTCTCGCTCAAGAGGATCGAGATGCCGTACTGCGTGACCTGGAGACCACCACCGACACCCTGACGCGGCAGAAGCTGGAGGTCTTGAGCAGGCTCGAGACCTCGTCGGGCGACACGTCCAAGCCGCGAATTCGGTTCGCCTACAACCTGACTCCAAAGCGGGTGCTGGGCGATCGGCGCGCCGCCGGAATGGAGTTCGGCGTCACCGATTCGGATGCCGTCCAGACCATCGACGCCGGTCTCGTCCTGACGTCCATCGGGTACCACGGCAAGGCCATCAAGGGCCTGCCGTTCGACGACAAGGCGGGCGTGGTGCCCAACGACGGCGGTCGCGTTGAGCAGGCCGACGGCGCGTACGTCGCGGGCTGGATCAAACGCGGGCCGACCGGCTTCATCGGCACCAACAAGTCATGCGCGGCGCAGACCGTGCAGCGACTGGTCGATGACTACAACGCCGGCCTGCTGCGCGACCCGGTCGGAAAGCCGGCGGCTCTGGACAAGCTGGTCCGCCAGCGTCAGCCCGACATGGTCGACGCCGGCGGCTGGCGGGCGATCGACGCAGCCGAGGTGGCGCGCGGCGAGGCCGC
- a CDS encoding AurF N-oxygenase family protein, producing the protein MTQTVTAQKPARTKMIRRWRRNMDVFDDAKYVDMLNTLSEGSVRRNFNPYTDIDWKSPEFAVIPDDPRWILPKTDPLGMHPWYQAQSRERQIQIGMWRQANVAKVGLHFESILIRGLMEYAFWVPNGSPEYRYCLHEAVEECNHTMMFQEMVNHIGADVPGMPRMLKWIQPVIPLVAGPLPIPFWFGILAGEEPIDHTQKNVLREGKELHPIMERVMAIHVAEEARHISFAHEYLRKRIPDLPRRKRFWLSLYVPIVMRVLCSAIIVPPKAFWQEFDIPRDVRKQVFFKSPESRQMLRDMFGDVRMLCTDTGLMNPLAKLIWRICKINGKASRYRSEPQREHLTVAA; encoded by the coding sequence ATGACTCAGACAGTGACCGCGCAAAAGCCGGCCAGGACGAAGATGATCCGCCGGTGGCGCCGCAATATGGACGTCTTCGACGACGCCAAGTACGTCGACATGCTGAACACCCTGTCCGAGGGGTCAGTGCGTCGTAACTTCAACCCCTACACCGACATCGACTGGAAGTCGCCGGAGTTCGCGGTCATCCCTGACGACCCGCGCTGGATTCTTCCCAAGACCGACCCGCTGGGCATGCATCCCTGGTATCAGGCGCAGTCGCGGGAGCGTCAGATCCAGATCGGCATGTGGCGCCAGGCCAACGTCGCCAAGGTCGGACTGCACTTCGAGTCGATCCTCATCCGCGGCCTGATGGAGTACGCGTTCTGGGTGCCCAACGGATCGCCGGAGTACCGCTACTGCCTGCACGAGGCGGTCGAAGAGTGCAACCACACGATGATGTTCCAGGAGATGGTCAACCACATCGGCGCCGATGTCCCCGGCATGCCGCGCATGCTCAAGTGGATCCAGCCGGTCATCCCGCTGGTCGCCGGGCCGCTGCCGATTCCGTTCTGGTTCGGCATCCTGGCCGGCGAGGAGCCGATCGACCACACCCAGAAGAACGTGCTGCGCGAGGGCAAGGAACTGCACCCGATCATGGAGCGGGTGATGGCGATCCACGTGGCGGAGGAAGCCCGGCACATCTCGTTCGCCCACGAGTACCTGCGCAAGCGGATTCCAGACTTGCCGCGACGCAAGCGTTTCTGGCTCTCGCTCTACGTGCCCATCGTCATGCGGGTGCTGTGTTCCGCGATCATCGTGCCGCCCAAGGCGTTCTGGCAGGAATTCGACATTCCGCGCGACGTTCGCAAGCAGGTGTTCTTCAAGTCCCCCGAGTCACGCCAGATGTTGCGCGACATGTTCGGCGACGTCCGGATGCTGTGCACGGACACCGGTTTGATGAACCCGCTGGCCAAGTTGATCTGGCGAATCTGCAAGATCAACGGCAAGGCGTCGCGCTACCGCAGTGAGCCGCAGCGCGAGCACCTCACGGTCGCCGCGTAG
- the sepH gene encoding septation protein SepH, whose translation MRELKIVGLDLDGKHIICEGDNAGDKYKIRIDDRLRAAVRGDGARVNQTHIDIEASTMLRPKDIQARIRAGASVEQLAESAGVDVARVERFAHPVLLERARAAELATAAHPVLADGPAVLTLLETVTSALVARGLNPDSTTWDAWRNEDGRWTVQLGWKAGRSDNLAHFRFCPGSHGGTVTAVDDAASELIDPDFDRPLLRPVAPLAQLDFEEAEETPAPAPVVVETPEPEPKVEQTRARRGKGKPAVPAWEDVLLGVRSSGQR comes from the coding sequence ATGCGGGAACTCAAGATCGTCGGACTCGATCTCGACGGCAAACACATCATCTGCGAGGGTGACAACGCGGGAGACAAGTACAAGATCCGCATCGACGACCGATTGCGTGCGGCGGTCCGCGGCGACGGAGCCCGGGTGAATCAGACCCACATCGACATCGAGGCGAGCACCATGTTGCGTCCCAAGGATATTCAGGCCCGCATCCGCGCCGGCGCGTCGGTCGAGCAGCTCGCCGAGTCCGCCGGAGTGGATGTCGCCAGGGTCGAGCGCTTCGCCCACCCGGTGCTGCTGGAGCGCGCCCGCGCCGCCGAGCTGGCAACCGCCGCCCACCCGGTGCTGGCCGACGGCCCCGCGGTGCTGACGTTGCTGGAGACGGTCACCTCGGCGCTGGTGGCGCGGGGCCTGAACCCCGACAGCACCACCTGGGACGCCTGGCGCAACGAGGACGGCCGCTGGACCGTCCAGCTGGGCTGGAAGGCCGGCCGCTCCGACAACCTCGCACACTTCCGGTTCTGCCCCGGCTCGCACGGCGGCACCGTTACGGCGGTGGACGACGCCGCCAGTGAGCTGATCGATCCCGACTTCGACCGTCCGCTGCTGCGCCCGGTCGCCCCGCTGGCCCAGCTCGACTTCGAGGAGGCCGAGGAGACGCCCGCCCCCGCGCCGGTCGTCGTCGAGACCCCGGAGCCCGAGCCCAAGGTCGAGCAGACCCGGGCCCGCCGCGGCAAGGGCAAGCCGGCCGTACCCGCGTGGGAAGACGTGCTGCTGGGCGTTCGCTCCAGCGGTCAGCGCTAG
- a CDS encoding SRPBCC family protein, producing the protein MAAPLLQAQVDVDAPVSAVWALISDLRRMPQWSPQCRWMRPLGALRPGTRTLNLNRRNLLVWPTTSTVVELVPEQKLAFRVNLNNTIWSYELQPIPNGTRLIESRHAENGVKPISSLAVNNFMGGTDSFERELVAGMNQSLAKIKAAAENG; encoded by the coding sequence ATGGCAGCACCGCTTCTGCAGGCCCAGGTCGACGTGGACGCCCCGGTGTCGGCGGTGTGGGCGTTGATCAGCGACCTGCGCCGGATGCCACAGTGGAGCCCGCAGTGCCGGTGGATGCGCCCGCTCGGCGCGTTGCGACCCGGCACCAGGACGCTGAACCTCAACCGCCGCAACCTGCTGGTCTGGCCGACCACCTCCACGGTCGTCGAGCTGGTTCCGGAGCAGAAGCTCGCGTTCCGGGTGAACCTGAACAACACCATCTGGAGCTATGAGCTGCAGCCGATTCCGAACGGCACCAGGCTGATCGAGAGCCGGCATGCGGAGAACGGCGTCAAGCCCATCTCCAGTTTGGCCGTCAACAACTTCATGGGCGGCACCGACAGCTTCGAACGCGAACTCGTCGCGGGTATGAATCAGTCCCTGGCCAAGATCAAGGCCGCAGCCGAGAACGGCTAG
- a CDS encoding DUF2771 domain-containing protein encodes MKRLALLAIVAVLTVGAGVGAWALTRKPGPQRPEISAYSSGHSTRVGPYRYCNVLDLTDCQNAQTQGELRVTSAGPVQLSVATAIGDAPWWLLTVYEDSPIPTTTFYRPGTRLAVTIPTVDPHHGRLTGIAVQLMTAYVDPNGEVQGVPHAEWSVRTVWG; translated from the coding sequence CTGAAAAGGCTTGCACTGCTGGCGATTGTGGCCGTCTTGACGGTGGGCGCCGGTGTCGGCGCATGGGCGCTGACGCGCAAACCCGGCCCGCAGCGACCCGAGATCAGCGCTTACTCCAGCGGCCATTCGACCCGGGTCGGCCCATACCGCTACTGCAACGTCTTAGACCTGACCGACTGCCAGAATGCCCAGACCCAGGGCGAACTCCGGGTCACTTCTGCTGGGCCCGTTCAACTTTCGGTGGCGACGGCGATCGGCGACGCACCGTGGTGGTTGCTGACGGTCTACGAGGATTCGCCGATTCCCACGACGACGTTCTACCGGCCGGGCACGCGGCTGGCGGTCACCATTCCGACCGTCGACCCGCACCACGGGCGACTGACCGGCATTGCCGTGCAGTTGATGACCGCCTATGTCGACCCCAACGGCGAGGTGCAGGGTGTCCCGCACGCCGAGTGGTCGGTCCGGACGGTCTGGGGCTAG
- a CDS encoding DUF2537 domain-containing protein, whose amino-acid sequence MTDESTPWATGLTVAGFVATITAVAVLVLSMGLIRVHPLLAVGLNVVAAGGLAPTLWGWRRTPVVRWMVLGGAVGVAVAWLTLVGMAF is encoded by the coding sequence ATGACCGACGAATCCACGCCCTGGGCAACGGGTTTGACCGTCGCGGGGTTCGTCGCCACGATCACCGCGGTCGCCGTTCTGGTGTTGAGCATGGGCCTGATCCGCGTGCATCCGTTGCTGGCGGTCGGGCTGAATGTCGTTGCCGCAGGCGGTCTCGCGCCCACGCTGTGGGGATGGCGGCGCACACCGGTGGTGCGCTGGATGGTGCTCGGCGGCGCGGTCGGAGTCGCCGTCGCCTGGCTGACCCTGGTGGGGATGGCCTTCTAG